Part of the Candidatus Hydrogenedentota bacterium genome is shown below.
GAGGCTCAATCCCCAGGACATCACGCCGAGGTTCTCTTCCAGAAGCGTCAGACCGCTGTTGGCAATGTATTCCATGTCGTACTGGTTCCCGGCAAAGCGCTGGCGGATGTAGGTCAACGTGCCCCGGAAGCGCATATACGGTGTCAAGGCGTTTTTGAGTTTCTGCAACATCTTCTTTCTTTGCTCTCCCTGTTCCTGGACGAGACATGTTCTCTGCCGGTCTGCGCTTCCCGCTTCTCCGGCACTTTCCGATTGATGCGGCCCGGTCACTATCAGGCCGGTCCGCATCGAAAGACATATTGGCTTGTGGGCAAGGCTTTCCGCTGCGCCCCCGTGGGGGCACCCGCTGTCCCACCCTCGCTGTCGCGTGTGGTTTCAAGGGGGAAGAAGTGATTCGTTATTCGTGATTTCTCACATGTCAGGTTTACGGGGCGTCTTCCGTGATGGCAGAGCCGTGCACCCCTGCGGCATCGATCAGCCGTGACCTGGCTTATGGGTCTTCCCGAAACCGCGCACGGACAACTACACCGGAAAGCCTATTCGGCCAGCTGTGTCTGCCAGTTGGCCTTCTGGATCTGGTTGTCCAGTTCTTCGTACTCCCGTGACAGGGATGCCACCTCAGCGTACAGTGCTGTCACCTGCACCGTCACATCGTAGCGCCCTTCACGGTAGTACGGGGTTTCGCCTTTCACGGCGTGGTCGGCCACGCCCTTCAGCAGTTTCGCGCGCCGTTGCACAAAATTGCGCCGGACAAGCAGATCGGACAAGGTCTGCCACGGCGTCACGTTCGTCTCCCTGTTCGTGCGCTCAATCTGTCCAACCAGCGTCTCCAGGTCGGAGAG
Proteins encoded:
- a CDS encoding DIP1984 family protein; this translates as MTLQEALARRGRLQVHIEDLVSRLHSCSRVLEGIVPPEEPEYLLGQVKAALSDLETLVGQIERTNRETNVTPWQTLSDLLVRRNFVQRRAKLLKGVADHAVKGETPYYREGRYDVTVQVTALYAEVASLSREYEELDNQIQKANWQTQLAE